In Phaeobacter porticola, one DNA window encodes the following:
- the hemE gene encoding uroporphyrinogen decarboxylase → MAEQKKLLRALAGETQDVPPIWMMRQAGRYLPEYRATRAEAGDFLSLCYNPELATEVTLQPIRRYGFDAAILFADILLIPQALGADLWFVTGEGPRLSTITTEADFAKLGPVSDIHETLSPIYETVRLLSSALPSETTLIGFAGAPWTVATYMIAGRGTPDQGPAHLLRQENNPLFETLLARITEATIEYLSMQIQAGAEVVKIFDSWAGSLSGDAFEKYALEPCRQITSELKQRHPEVPVIGFPREAGGKYVGFAKATGVDCVALDNSVDPEWAAAHVQVDGCVQGNLASRHMVTGGQELVDDTRRIVSAFGKGPHIFNLGHGITPDASPDNVQLMIDTVRGG, encoded by the coding sequence ATGGCCGAACAGAAAAAGCTGCTACGCGCATTGGCAGGTGAGACACAGGACGTTCCGCCCATTTGGATGATGCGACAAGCGGGCCGCTATCTGCCAGAGTACCGGGCCACGCGGGCCGAGGCCGGCGACTTTCTGTCGCTGTGCTACAACCCGGAATTGGCGACGGAGGTCACTCTACAGCCGATCCGTCGCTATGGGTTCGATGCGGCGATTCTGTTTGCGGATATTCTTCTGATACCGCAGGCATTGGGCGCGGATCTATGGTTTGTGACTGGCGAGGGCCCGCGCCTTTCGACTATCACCACCGAGGCTGATTTTGCCAAACTAGGTCCGGTCAGTGACATCCACGAGACGCTGAGCCCAATTTATGAAACCGTGCGTCTGTTGTCCTCGGCCCTGCCGTCGGAAACCACGCTGATCGGCTTTGCTGGCGCGCCTTGGACAGTCGCGACCTATATGATTGCCGGGCGCGGCACCCCAGATCAGGGGCCTGCGCATCTGCTGCGTCAGGAGAATAACCCGCTGTTTGAGACCTTGTTGGCCCGCATCACAGAGGCGACGATTGAGTATCTGTCAATGCAGATCCAAGCAGGTGCAGAAGTGGTCAAGATCTTTGACAGCTGGGCTGGCTCGCTGTCAGGGGATGCGTTCGAGAAATACGCGCTTGAGCCTTGCCGTCAGATCACGTCTGAGCTGAAACAGCGCCATCCGGAGGTGCCGGTGATCGGTTTCCCGCGTGAAGCTGGCGGCAAATACGTGGGCTTTGCCAAGGCTACGGGGGTTGACTGCGTCGCGCTCGACAACTCGGTGGATCCTGAATGGGCCGCAGCCCATGTACAGGTCGATGGCTGCGTGCAGGGCAATCTTGCCTCGCGCCACATGGTCACCGGTGGACAGGAGCTTGTCGATGACACGCGTCGTATCGTCTCCGCGTTTGGTAAAGGACCGCATATCTTCAATCTTGGTCACGGCATTACCCCGGACGCGAGCCCGGACAATGTGCAGCTGATGATTGATACTGTACGCGGCGGATAA
- a CDS encoding CaiB/BaiF CoA transferase family protein, with translation MLQGLRIIEIEGLGPAPFAAMMLADLGADVICVHRRGGADAGLLPSNPIIDRGKRSITLDLKSATDVETLLQLIESADGLIEGFRPGVMERLGLGPSDCHARNPGLIYGRMTGWGQDSPLSQTAGHDLNYIALSGALWYDGLPDAPPLSPPTLVGDIGGGALYLVAGMLAAVLARDRRQAGADPRGCVVDAAIYDGSAHMMNLLMTLQQAGHFGAARGQNLLDGPHWSRCYTCADGGHISVQCLEPQFYAEFLRQLGLQEDPAFTRQHDKTLWPVLAARLAGIFVMQTRDHWAGLFFGSDACVAPVLSPSEASNHPMNQRGTWVMGGTGLQAAPAPRFSGQANWTAPPSPTRGQHTGEILDELNQKQR, from the coding sequence GTGCTACAAGGACTTCGCATTATTGAGATTGAGGGCCTTGGCCCCGCGCCCTTTGCCGCGATGATGCTGGCGGACCTTGGCGCGGATGTGATCTGCGTCCACCGCAGAGGCGGCGCTGACGCTGGGCTGCTACCGTCGAACCCCATCATCGACCGTGGCAAACGTTCTATCACGCTGGATCTGAAATCCGCCACTGATGTGGAGACGCTGTTGCAACTGATCGAAAGCGCTGACGGGCTGATCGAAGGATTTCGCCCCGGCGTGATGGAGCGCCTTGGGCTTGGTCCATCTGACTGTCACGCGCGCAATCCTGGCCTGATCTACGGGCGTATGACAGGCTGGGGTCAGGACAGCCCGCTATCACAGACCGCGGGCCATGATCTGAACTACATCGCTCTGTCCGGAGCGCTCTGGTATGATGGTTTGCCGGACGCGCCGCCACTCAGCCCACCGACGTTGGTTGGCGATATTGGGGGAGGTGCGCTGTATCTGGTGGCAGGCATGCTGGCGGCTGTTCTGGCCCGCGATCGTAGACAGGCAGGTGCAGATCCGCGCGGCTGTGTTGTCGATGCCGCGATTTATGATGGTTCTGCGCATATGATGAACCTCTTGATGACCTTACAGCAGGCGGGTCATTTCGGCGCTGCGCGCGGCCAGAACTTACTAGATGGTCCGCATTGGAGCCGATGTTACACCTGCGCAGATGGAGGACACATTAGTGTCCAATGTCTGGAACCGCAATTTTACGCGGAGTTTCTGAGACAGCTCGGGCTGCAGGAGGATCCAGCGTTCACCCGCCAGCATGACAAAACTCTCTGGCCAGTGCTCGCCGCCCGATTGGCCGGGATTTTTGTCATGCAAACACGCGATCACTGGGCAGGGTTGTTTTTCGGCAGCGATGCCTGCGTGGCGCCCGTCCTGTCGCCATCAGAAGCAAGTAACCACCCGATGAACCAGCGCGGCACCTGGGTCATGGGTGGCACTGGGCTACAAGCAGCGCCTGCGCCGCGATTTTCTGGTCAGGCAAACTGGACTGCCCCGCCAAGCCCAACACGCGGCCAGCACACCGGCGAAATTCTGGACGAACTGAACCAGAAACAGCGCTAA
- a CDS encoding heavy metal translocating P-type ATPase yields MANEASVQLEWRVTGMDCGSCAAKVRGAVERLPGVTTVDVAMMAERLRVELDPQQGSAGVIEKTVRGLGFGVSQRSGADGMTTEDSAGSCWGGAAQGQPQGATTQETMPWYRSGKGQLLLGTGMLLALALAIKLLASPTVGLVAFMLATVIGVTPVARRALAMLRAGMPFTIEMLMSIAAIGALFIGAAEEAALVVFLFAVGEMLEGVAANKARDGIRALAQLVPKTALLEQEDSLAEIAADRLNTGQIVVVRPGDRVPADGEVIEGISGVDESPVTGESVPRLKEPGAEVYAGSINAEAVLRVRVTRAASDNTISRIIRLVEEAESARAPTERFIDRFSRIYMPIIVSIAFLIAVVPPLAFGLDWGTWIYRALALLLIGCPCALVISVPAAIASALSAGARHGILLKGGAVIEAAARTTDVAFDKTGTLTRGRPQVTDIVVIKGHEDDLVSRAAAVERGSSHPLAVAILDHANRVGLDIQVAKDAHAMPGKGASAQVNGVRLTVGSPRYAGDCGVMDDDALAKAQKMETDGKTVVALFSDQVCYGLIALRDEPREDAFGAVAALKKLGIHPIMLTGDNARTAAAIAGQLDIDHRAELMPQGKVDALRGLTKKSQVMMVGDGINDAPALATAQVGVAMGSGTDVALETADVAILRNRVADVVGTIRLSRATLRNIRQNVAVALGLKGVFLVTSVFGITGLWIAILADTGATVLVTLNALRLLSFKPSGGAADR; encoded by the coding sequence ATGGCGAATGAGGCTAGCGTGCAGTTGGAATGGCGGGTTACTGGAATGGACTGTGGTTCCTGCGCTGCAAAAGTGCGCGGCGCGGTGGAGCGGTTGCCGGGCGTTACGACCGTTGATGTGGCGATGATGGCGGAACGATTGCGTGTGGAACTTGATCCGCAGCAGGGTTCGGCTGGCGTCATTGAAAAGACTGTGCGCGGGCTGGGTTTTGGTGTCAGTCAACGCAGTGGCGCGGATGGCATGACCACTGAAGACAGCGCAGGCAGCTGCTGGGGGGGGGCTGCGCAGGGCCAACCCCAAGGCGCAACTACCCAAGAGACAATGCCCTGGTATCGCAGTGGCAAGGGGCAACTGTTGTTGGGCACAGGGATGTTGCTGGCGCTGGCCTTGGCAATCAAGTTGCTGGCATCACCGACGGTCGGGCTTGTGGCGTTTATGCTGGCGACAGTGATTGGCGTGACACCAGTGGCGCGCCGCGCCTTGGCGATGTTACGCGCAGGTATGCCATTCACCATTGAAATGCTTATGTCGATCGCGGCTATTGGGGCGCTTTTTATCGGGGCGGCAGAAGAGGCCGCTCTGGTTGTCTTCCTGTTTGCTGTGGGTGAAATGTTGGAAGGGGTTGCTGCCAATAAGGCCCGCGATGGTATTCGGGCACTGGCGCAGCTGGTCCCCAAAACAGCACTTCTTGAGCAGGAGGACAGCTTAGCAGAGATCGCCGCAGATCGCTTGAACACGGGACAGATCGTGGTTGTGCGCCCCGGTGATCGTGTACCTGCCGATGGCGAGGTGATCGAGGGGATCTCAGGTGTCGATGAAAGCCCGGTCACCGGTGAAAGCGTGCCGCGTCTAAAAGAGCCGGGCGCCGAGGTTTACGCGGGCTCGATCAATGCCGAAGCCGTGTTGCGGGTGCGGGTTACCCGGGCGGCATCGGATAATACCATCTCCCGGATCATCCGATTGGTTGAGGAAGCCGAGAGCGCGCGTGCGCCCACGGAACGTTTCATTGATCGTTTTAGCCGAATATACATGCCGATTATTGTCAGTATTGCTTTTCTGATTGCTGTGGTGCCGCCCCTGGCCTTTGGTTTGGATTGGGGTACGTGGATTTATCGCGCCCTTGCGCTGTTGTTGATCGGGTGCCCCTGTGCACTGGTGATCAGCGTCCCTGCGGCGATTGCCTCTGCCCTGTCAGCGGGTGCGCGCCACGGTATCCTGCTGAAAGGCGGTGCCGTTATCGAAGCCGCAGCGCGCACCACTGATGTCGCTTTTGACAAGACCGGCACGCTAACCCGCGGACGCCCGCAGGTGACGGATATTGTTGTTATTAAGGGTCATGAGGACGATTTGGTGTCGCGTGCCGCTGCAGTGGAGCGCGGCTCTAGCCACCCGCTGGCCGTGGCGATTTTGGACCATGCCAACAGGGTGGGGCTGGATATCCAAGTCGCCAAAGACGCTCATGCAATGCCGGGTAAAGGCGCGTCTGCGCAGGTCAATGGTGTGCGGCTGACAGTCGGCTCACCACGTTATGCGGGCGATTGCGGCGTGATGGATGATGATGCTTTGGCCAAGGCGCAGAAGATGGAAACTGACGGGAAAACCGTTGTGGCGTTGTTCAGTGATCAGGTCTGTTATGGCTTGATTGCGCTGCGGGATGAACCGCGCGAGGATGCCTTTGGTGCGGTTGCCGCGCTGAAAAAACTGGGAATCCATCCAATTATGCTGACCGGTGACAATGCTCGAACAGCGGCGGCGATTGCCGGACAGTTGGACATCGATCACCGGGCTGAACTGATGCCGCAGGGCAAGGTCGATGCGCTGCGGGGCCTCACCAAAAAATCGCAGGTTATGATGGTCGGTGATGGTATCAACGATGCACCGGCTTTGGCGACCGCTCAGGTCGGCGTTGCCATGGGATCGGGCACCGATGTTGCTTTGGAAACCGCCGATGTTGCGATCCTGCGCAACCGTGTGGCTGACGTGGTCGGCACCATCCGTCTATCACGGGCCACCTTGCGAAACATTCGTCAGAACGTTGCCGTGGCCTTGGGGCTGAAAGGCGTGTTTCTGGTAACCTCGGTGTTTGGGATCACGGGTCTGTGGATAGCTATTCTGGCAGACACGGGCGCGACAGTTCTTGTGACCCTCAATGCGCTGCGACTGCTGTCGTTCAAGCCATCGGGGGGCGCAGCGGATCGCTGA